From Papaver somniferum cultivar HN1 unplaced genomic scaffold, ASM357369v1 unplaced-scaffold_16, whole genome shotgun sequence, a single genomic window includes:
- the LOC113337423 gene encoding BURP domain protein RD22-like, with the protein MKLHFIPIFASLLVVVVVTLCAQGSYAIHPSELYWQNMLPKTPMPKTVQDLLRPDLVEEKSTYVGVGKGGVNVDTKKPGGSGTSVGVGKGGVSVITNKPGGSGTSVGVGKGGVGVITNKPGGSGTSVGVGKRGVGVITNKPGGSGTSVGVGKGGVVVVNRKPGGKGTAVNVGKGGVHVGTQNPKSGGGTTVNVGHKGGVGVDTGKPGGRTKVNVGKGGVSVNTRKKGKRPVTVYVHPGPNPFQYNYAASANQLQDDPNSALFFLEKDLHSGKKMNLQFIKTTNGATLLPRQLAKSIPFSSNKLTDILDQFSVDPSSEEAEVIKDTIKKCEEPTVAKEEKHCATSLESMIDFSTSKLGKNVNALATEINKEETKKQQYVIQSGVKKMNGDHAVVCHGQSYLYAVYFCHATHSTRAYTVPLVGTDGTKVKAVAVCHTDTSSWNPKHLAFQVLKVKPGTVPVCHFLPEDHIVWTIKN; encoded by the exons atgaagttacatttcatacCCATCTTTGCTTCTCTTCTT GTTGTAGTAGTAGTGACTCTATGTGCTCAAGGAAGTTATGCAATTCATCCTTCTGAACTCTACTGGCAAAACATGTTGCCAAAGACCCCAATGCCAAAAACTGTTCAAGATCTTTTACGACCTG ATCTTGTAGAAGAGAAGAGCACTTATGTTGGTGTAGGAAAAGGTGGTGTCAATGTGGATACAAAGAAACCAGGAGGATCAGGAACTTCAGTTGGTGTAGGTAAAGGAGGCGTGAGTGTGATCACAAACAAACCTGGAGGATCAGGAACTTCAGTTGGTGTAGGTAAAGGAGGCGTGGGTGTTATCACAAACAAACCTGGAGGATCAGGAACTTCAGTTGGCGTAGGTAAAAGAGGCGTGGGTGTGATCACAAACAAACCTGGAGGATCAGGAACTTCAGTTGGTGTAGGCAAAGGTGGGGTAGTTGTTGTTAACCGCAAACCCGGAGGAAAGGGTACCGCAGTTAACGTTGGAAAGGGTGGTGTGCACGTCGGTACTCAGAACCCAAAATCGGGTGGTGGCACAACCGTAAATGTCGGACATAAAGGAGGAGTTGGAGTTGACACTGGAAAGCCAGGAGGAAGAACTAAAGTGAATGTAGGAAAAGGAGGAGTTTCTGTGAACACTCGCAAGAAAGGAAAAAGACCAGTGACTGTTTATGTTCATCCTGGTCCGAACCCGTTTCAGTACAACTATGCAGCATCTGCGAACCAACTCCAAGATGATCCTAACTCTGCTCTGTTCTTCTTAGAGAAAGATTTGCattctggaaaaaaaatgaatttgcaATTCATTAAAACTACTAATGGAGCTACATTATTACCTCGCCAGCTCGCTAAGTCGATACCATTCTCCTCAAACAAGTTGACTGATATCTTGGACCAATTTTCAGTCGACCCCTCGTCAGAAGAAGCAGAAGTTATCAAAGACACAATCAAAAAATGTGAAGAACCTACAGTAGCTAAAGAGGAGAAGCATTGTGCAACATCACTAGAATCGATGATTGATTTCAGCACTTCAAAGTTGGGAAAGAATGTTAATGCCTTGGCAACTGAGATCAATAaagaagaaacaaagaaacaacAGTATGTCATTCAATCAGGAGTCAAAAAGATGAATGGTGATCACGCAGTAGTCTGCCATGGGCAGTCATATCTATATGCAGTTTACTTCTGTCATGCAACACACTCTACTAGAGCCTATACTGTACCATTGGTTGGAACTGATGGCACAAAAGTCAAGGCAGTTGCTGTATGTCACACTGACACTTCGTCGTGGAACCCTAAGCACTTGGCCTTTCAAGTACTTAAGGTTAAGCCAGGAACTGTTCCAGTCTGCCACTTCCTGCCAGAGGATCACATTGTGTGGACAATCAAGAACTAG